A window of the Tachyglossus aculeatus isolate mTacAcu1 chromosome 2, mTacAcu1.pri, whole genome shotgun sequence genome harbors these coding sequences:
- the LOC119942426 gene encoding olfactory receptor 52L1-like — protein MTVAGSNSSSRSRSFFLIGIPGIEDILCWVVVPFCIRYILALLGNSIILFIIKIDPTLHQPIYLFLNMLAVINFVLPTSTMPKVLAIFWTHTQEMEYHACLIQMLFIHAFSSMESRILVALALDHFMAICHPLWHTAILNTMVIGWIRLVVLGQSLVLITPFPILLQQLSFCQGTVVTHSYCEHMALVKPSYSDSTVNRFYGLMVALLVVGLDVLAIVASYILIFQVIFRIPSQDAWLKAMGTCGSHICIILTHCFGHNIPHHIHVLLATLYLLVPPSLNPIIYGIKTKQIHQTLARTFSVQR, from the coding sequence ATGACTGTGGCCGGCAGTAACTCCAGCTCGAGATCACGGTCCTTCTTCCTGATTGGCATCCCTGGGATAGAAGACATTCTGTGTTGGGTGGTGGTGCCCTTTTGCATCAGGTACATCCTGGCACTGCTGGGCAACAGCAtcatcctcttcatcatcaaaATTGACCCAACCCTGCACCAGCCCATTTACCTGTTCCTGAACATGCTGGCCGTCATCAACTTTGTTCTGCCCACCTCCACCATGCCCAAGGTGCTTGCCATCTTCTGGACCCACACCCAGGAGATGGAGTACCATGCTTGCCTCATCCAGATGCTCTTCATTCATGCCTTCTCCTCCATGGAGTCCAGAATACTGGTGGCCCTGGCGCTGGACCACTTCATGGCCATTTGCCACCCCTTATGGCATACTGCCATCCTGAACACGATGGTGATTGGGTGGATTAGACTGGTGGTTTTGGGGCAGAGCCTGGTCCTCATCacacccttccccatcctcctgcagCAGCTCTCCTTCTGCCAGGGCACCGTCGTCACTCATTCCTACTGTGAGCACATGGCCTTGGTCAAGCCGTCCTACTCTGACTCCACTGTGAACCGCTTCTATGGGCTGATGGTGGCCCTGCTGGTGGTGGGGCTGGACGTGCTGGCCATCGTGGCTTCCTACATCCTCATCTTCCAGGTCATCTTCCGCATCCCCTCCCAGGATGCCTGGCTCAAGGCGATGGGGACCTGCGGCTCCCACATCTGCATCATCCTCACCCACTGCTTTGGCCACAACATCCCCCACCACATCCATGTCCTGCTggccaccctctacctcctggttcCACCCTCACTCAACCCCATCATCTACGGGATCAAGACCAAGCAGATCCACCAGACGTTGGCCAGAACCTTCTCTGTCCAAAGGTAG